The following are encoded in a window of Glandiceps talaboti chromosome 5, keGlaTala1.1, whole genome shotgun sequence genomic DNA:
- the LOC144436001 gene encoding polycystin-2-like: MFAVKTHGKRYFNNFWNVYDSIQIIFGVLLVVMYIMRYVVTEWFIVDLSDKAKKQFVSFQYIAWLNELYTLFLGIVVFLAIIKFLRLLRFNKRMGMLAATIRYAAKELIPFFVILSLFLVTFTASGYLFFGTKFRSFQSFIDSLETLILTFIGKFYFSGLNETVIGSVYCAVFSIICFFILLNMLVSIINDAFIEVRKDASKQGNDYEIVAFMMQRLQQYQRKTVKKLKKKLRLNCGKPGGKQVNESKLAIQKLDLVMKKLDKMDLCTERNSNYKDEHIDIENQVYIPYHKLQ; this comes from the exons ATGTTTGCAGTCAAAACTCACGGCAAGagatatttcaacaatttttggAACGTGTACGATTCTATCCAAATCATATTTGGTGTGCTATTGGTGGTTATGTATATTATGCGATATGTGGTGACGGAATGGTTCATTGTAGACCTTTCAGATAAAGCAA AGAAACAGTTCGTCAGCTTTCAGTACATCGCATGGCTAAATGAGTTATACACACTATTCTTGGGTATTGTGGTGTTCTTGGCGATCATCAAATTTCTCCGTCTACTGCGTTTCAATAAACGAATGGGGATGTTAGCAGCCACCATACGATATGCAGCTAAAGAGCTCATTCCATTTTTCGTCATATTGTCACTATTCTTGGTCACCTTTACAGCGTCCGGTTATCTTTTCTTTGGTACTAAATTTCGAAGTTTTCAATCATTCATTGATTCGCTTGAAACTCTCATCCTGACTTTCATCGGGAAATTCTACTTTAGTGGGTTAAATGAGACTGTAATTGGATCAGTGTATTGTGCAGTTTTCTCCATCATTTGTTTCTTCATCCTGTTGAATATGTTAGTTAGTATTATCAATGATGCCTTTATTGAAGTGAGAAAGGACGCCTCTAAGCAAGGCAACGATTATGAGATAGTAGCGTTCATGATGCAGAGATTACAACAATACCAACGTAAAACTGTGAAGAAACTCAAGAAAAAGCTGAGACTCAATT GTGGTAAGCccggtggtaagcaggtaaatgAATCCAAACTGGCGATACAGAAACTAGATTTAGTCATGAAGAAACTGGACAAAATGGATTTATGCACCGAAAGGAATTCGAACTATAAAGATGAACATATTGACATTGAAAACCAGGTATACATACCTTATCATAAGCTACAATAG
- the LOC144434899 gene encoding aquaporin-8-like: MATDSHGTIPGQTEMTEIQERIGRIDSESQRRLSERDSRLISTDSGDRRSKWSDLRKPYILTERWIRPVFAEFFGTMMFVFIGSLSGVVGYGATVDQASGLLVTAAAHGFTITLLIAGIGQASGGHFNPVVTLGVLCCGQMNVILGGLYMIFQLVGAICGAAIVMGVLTTDQYNFINGGATLLGEGISTDKAIGCEWILTMVLVSTVLQAAVDSKPSVLAPLAIGLAVLVDILAGGTISGASMNPARSFGPAVIYGTWTDHWVYWVGPPGGAISSAIIYKLILASQDKRWACKQE; the protein is encoded by the exons ATGGCTACCGATTCTCATGGAACGATTCCTGGACAAACAGAGATGACTGAAATCCAGGAAAGAATCGGAAGAATTGATTCAGAGTCCCAGCGTAGATTATCCGAACGCGACAGTCGACTTATTAGTACTGATTCTGGGGACCGTCGTAGTAAGTGGTCGGATTTACGCAAGCCGTATATTTTAACAGAGCGATGGATAAGACCCGTCTTCGCAGAATTCTTTGGTACTATGATGTTCGTTTTCATCGGTTCACTCAGTGGTGTGGTCGGGTATGGAGCCACAGTGGACCAAGCCTCCGGACTACTCGTTACTGCAGCAGCTCACGGCTTTACAATTACTCTCCTTATTGCAGGAATCGGGCAAGCCAG TGGTGGCCATTTCAATCCCGTGGTGACATTGGGTGTTCTGTGTTGTGGACAAATGAATGTAATCCTAGGGGGCCTCTACATGATTTTCCAATTGGTGGGAGCAATATGCGGAGCTGCAATTGTGATG GGTGTTTTAACAACAGATCAATACAACTTTATCAATGGAGGTGCGACATTACTGGGTGAAGGCATAAGCACAGACAAGGCTATAGGCTGTGAGTGGATACTTACAATGGTACTCGTCTCAACGGTTTTACAGGCCGCTGTTGACAGCAAACCAAGTGTATTAGCACCTTTGGCTATCGGTTTAGCAGTATTGGTAGACATCTTAGCCGG AGGAACGATATCTGGGGCTTCAATGAATCCAGCTCGTAGTTTTGGACCAGCAGTGATATATGGTACCTGGACAGACCATTGGGTGTACTGGGTCGGCCCACCAGGTGGCGCTATATCATCTGCAATTATATATAA